A part of Salmo salar chromosome ssa18, Ssal_v3.1, whole genome shotgun sequence genomic DNA contains:
- the LOC106593062 gene encoding saxiphilin-like: MATLTIILLVSTVFALGDAMKRPKTPCERARDAVINGPPGVYVPTCDCQGEYTPEQHWGSTGSSWCVTRTGQKILGTETPPGTASVKCACSGAR, encoded by the exons ATGGCGACATTGACCATCATTCTGCTTGTCAGCACGGTTTTTGCTCTGGGAG ATGCTATGAAACGACCCAAGACCCCTTGTGAGCGTGCTAGAGATGCTGTGATAAATGGCCCGCCTGGAGTCTACGTCCCCACGTGTGACTGCCAGGGAGAATACACCCCTGAGCAACACTGGGGATCTACAG GTTCCTCTTGGTGTGTTACCAGAACTGGACAAAAGATCCTGGGTACTGAGACTCCACCAGGCACTGCTTCTGTCAAATGTGCATGCAG TGGCGCTCGCTGA